TAGCCTCAACCAAGTGCCAGATAAAGCCAACAGCTACCAGCTACGAATGCCCCTATCAAGAATAAGCAGATTCCATGAAGCTAGATTTCAACATTTGGCACATAAGATCAACTTGGTAGCAATGTCCATGATTCCGTATAATGCCAAGTACCAACATAGGGTATTGACATTTAGATTTGTTCATGTTTGTACTCAAAGAAACATAGTTTGCGCCATGAGAAAGGTTAAGATGGTTACAAAATGTTGGAGGTGGCATAGCATTGATGAGAACATGGCAAGTCAAAAGTGAAATGCTACATTAGTAAGTCTAAACCTTGTTTACACTGGATAGACCAATGCAACTAGAAACACCTTCCACAGTAAAATGTATGAGAACCTTGACATGTCAAGGCAAAGTCATAAACTTAGTCAGGAATCAATTTAGGGATTCCATCAGACACcaaaaaaatgatcaaacataGCCTCTAGTATGGAGATGATCTCCTCTGTTACGAAGCCACACCCAATAACAGTTAAGCCTTTACACATGATTTCAGGCTTAGTTGCTCTTCATTCTACCATTTGACCACAAGTGGTTGAAAGCTGAAGGGTTATATTGACTAGCATATCATGCATCACCAGAGAAATAAGGTCACACCTACCTAGTCAGCACTTTTACAAATATATCAGAGAATTGATTTTCATATGCACAATAATTATCCATAAAGTAGGAAACCTTTAATAGTTCTGCAACTGCAATAGAAAGTATTGGACATATAACAGGTTGAAATTTCATATATAAGTGTTAGTTGCGCCTGCAGAAACAGAAGCTAGAGTGAGCAGGCTCAGAGAGAAGATGTGTCACTGTCTCAAGTTTCAAACAGTACAGAGGAATTTTCACCAAGTATTCCACAAAGTATAAAAAGATGttcttaatttaattttcctAGAACGTGAGCTTTCTGTAATAAGCATGGTAACTATCCAATAGGAGAGCATCTCCAATGACGAATCAACAGCAAACAACCAAGGACACCTCTTTTTCCAGTGTAGGTTCCACCTGAGGAGTCCAACATTCAAACATTAGTTTGCATAGCCTGGTGACGGTTTGTAACATGGTATGGCTAGATTAGTTTTACATCTCCACtaatttgtttcttattttatatttctcaGAGTTGGTTTTATTTCCCTTCATTTAGGGACCTTTGTTATAtatttaagggtattttagtccttAAAGGAATAATTGACCTAGGTGGCAGCTAGATTTGTGTTTGCCAGCCATGTAAATTGTGACCGAGTTATAGTTGTAGTAGGAGTTTAAACTAGAGAAGGCCTTTTATACAACTTTCAAATCATCACATAAGGGTCTTGAACCTAACTACCTCAGGGGTTTTCTCTGTGAAATCTATGTTCTAAGAATTAGAAGGACCAACAACCAAGTACTCCAAGCTTCACCCTGGATCTCCTTTTAATGGGGTATCCATTAAAAGACAGTTTTCCTCTGGACAGCAGCAAAGGGACTATATTCTTACTATTGACAATCTAGTAGGAAGGGGAAACTGCCTTCCCAATGTCTGCCTAttccccccacagttcttaaactagtcaccacaccatcatatatctttaattatgtccacatatttacttgaaacacttctcttctctagtacttgccagattaactctctaggggcCATGTGATCAAGTATAATTGTGCAACTAACTCAACAGCATACTAAATTTACTTCACTTTCattcaaaaaatcactgaaaatttTCTGATGGCAGGTATACTTTAGTTTCCACATTTAGTATGTTATTTAGTTGCACAATCATTTTTGGTAATGCTTGTGATATTTTCCGTTTTGCTTTGTTCTAATTTTACTAACTTCAAACAAACAAGGCCTTAGAGTGGAGTTGCTTTCCTTGGCAAACGGTCTACGCATTCATCAGCATGCACCAAGAGTACCTTTGCTAAAGGAAATTCAACCAATGTCCTTGGATAGTACAAGATTTGGCATGTGGACTTTGGAGATTTTCTCTTCCTATAAAGAGggtaatgcaaaagtcgacctcgaaccaaggagaaaccagtgagagatcgattgcaaccaggatcaacacgataaggaacacattaaataactaaaactcttcttctttttttattgttgtttttctattacatatgaatggagaacataaaggataagaagaagggagaagaggatagaagaagggggtggGGAATGGGCTAtctcagccctgggtctctcactgacagctatcccagctgttgaacagggaatgttctcccataaccgatgacAAGCATGGCCTTAAAATTCTATTATTCAATTTTGATCCTTTCTTACAATAGCTGTTTAGTTATTAACCAATGCTTCAGAAGCCATTCTGAAAGGCCATACAGTAACAACATATATGTGATGGAGGTTGGCTGAGGAAGACGTTAAGCGGCATTTTATGATTTGGCCAACAAAGGGAAGCAGAACTACAATCACTTTTGGCCGTATGGCTCTATACCACCTTGGTAGCAGCTTCTTTGATATATAATGTGCccttttcttatcttttcctAGTTTCATGATCTGATTTCGAGTCTCTACTTGTTAAACCAGGCTAGTCCCTTTGAAATCACAAGGTTCCATGGACGAAACATCATCCACAAGCATGCATATAGGAGCAGAAACAAAGTGATAACCTATCTCATAGAACATAAGAAATAAAGTGAGGTTCAAAATGCTTTATATCGAGTTATTCTCCTTTTCTGCAGCTACATCTGATGTGGGTTAACTGTCAAATGTACTAGCACTTCTAATGGGCCCAATTAGAAAAGGGATATGGCGTCAAGATGGAGCAGAACCTAGAATAAGGGTTTTTACGTCAAACAAAGGCTTAGCTAGCAATGCAAAATCAAAATCCTCCAATCTGAAATCAAAGCACTTAGACTGTCAAAGGTGCTCTAATTGGCGACCCAATTGAAGAAAGTTTTATAGAAATATGCAGATAAGAATTAACTGatcagagaagaaaaatgaatgaCAAAAGACGAAAATTTGATCCAATAGTCTAGGGCATACATTCAAAACttctaataaaaaatatatgtgGAACTCAAAGCATAAAATTAACAGTATCAATTATAAGGGAGAACAATACGAAGATGTTTCTTTGTGACATACTGCTGGAAACAAAAATGGATAAAACTGCACTGGTTTCTTTGAATGATTAAAAGGAAAAGTTATGCACAAAGGAGGGACATCTATGAATGTGCTTCTACAGATGATGGGGCTATTTCTAGCTCTAAAAGGCTAATGGTAGAACTTCTCAtaaggaagagaaaaatagTGACTCACATTGTAATCGTTTTCTCAAGGTGCAGtgatttttttgtgtgtgtgtgtgtggtgggGGGTTGGGTGTCAAGTCCTACAAGAGCCAACGCCCAACAATTAGTGAAAAAGGTGTAAATTTAATGAAAGCATTTTTAATGACTATTTAATGGCCACGACTGCAGAAAAACAAGTGCAGTAGCAGAGTCCTACTGAGGCCACTATATATGTTCTTGAAACTTCCCTAGTTACTGCCATGAATTCCATAGATAAACTATTAAAGACACCGATGAACATCATAAGTCATAACTGTAAATTCACACAGGCTTGTCGATGACACTTCAAAATTGTGCACATCCCAACCTCCTCAGGAAGATAAAATGAGCAAATGGCATTCAAAAAGAATAAAACCAGCATAACAAACTAGgaaacaagaaattaaaattaatatataCCTTTATCTGGGAATTGAATGTATGAATCGACCTTAGAAGGTGTAGGACTCTTGTAAGATGCATTTTTACTTCTCTCCCTGAGCAATTCCTCCAGTTCCTTGTAGTACGACATCTTGGCTGAACCACTACCTCTATCTTGGTGCTTTGCCTTCTTGAACTCTTTCAACAAGTTCCTCCATTTATCGGTGCACATGGTTGGGGATCGATCGAAACCCTTCTCCCTCATTTTAGACGAAATCTGCTCCCAGAGATGCTTGTTGGACTTGGAAGTATTGAAAAGACTGTCCATTTCTCGCCGGAAACTGATGAGACTTCGGGTCTCCTCCTGGACCCAGGTCTCGGCTCGTTTTTTGGGCGCCTTCACCTCGTGGTCTTCTCCGCTGCTCTCGGCAAGAATcatttgctgctgctgttgctgctgttgttgctggGGCTGCAAGCCACCATTGCCAACAACTTCAATCAtcatctctctcccctcctcctTATAGAAGTCAATAGGACGAGGATTCTCAGGCAGGTACATGGGCCAATATAAAGAGATAGAAAACAAGAGAAGCTGTTCCAGAAAGTTACAGAAGAAGATAGcaattgggtttgaaacttaGAATAGGGAAGGGGGTGAAGAAAGGAAACTCATTCCTTGGATTTGGAGATTAAAGTCGCTAAGTAATGAAACAATAGAGGGAGCAGGAGCAAAGAAACCACTGTAGTTCGAAAAAGGATGACAGCGGAAGGAAATGTAGATACGGGTTTTGTTGTAGATATGGGTTTTGTCAGCGAAAAGAAAGGGGAATCCCTCATATTTAGGATTCAAAGATTAACTCCACCAACGATGGAAAGAGAAAAACAGAACAATCTCTCACACAGACAGTGAAGAAGCAGTGGGAACCGTAGGCAAGGAAAACCCGTCTCGCTGGTTCTGAGATTGGGGCAATCGTTCAATGAAATTTCCTCTTTGAGAGAGATATTAATTATTTGCCAAAAAAGAGGGGTTGAAATTTTCCGAGGATTCTTATTCTGAAGCATACACGGTGAGATATTGAGAGAGGAAGCGTGACGGTGAGCGAAAGCAGTAAAGGGAAAGActagatttcttttctttcctcaagaagaagaagaaagagtaaACGATAGTTGAAATTGAACTGCGGCTCCTTTATTTAAGGACGTTAGGTCCTCCACCTTTCTCTTCGTGAATCAAGATCTCATATACTCAAGAGATGAATCAGCCATGATTGAAATCCCAGGTGTGGCTCCAATCTGTCAACTAAACAATCCATTAACCTGGACTAAAGATCATGTAAAGTGAACAATTTCCATGAACACGTGGCACAATGTCACCTGATATGCTTCGAAACTTCTGATCTGACGAACAAAATGGATAAACCTACCACACGCAAGACGCATCTATCGGATAACCTATTAACTTATTTTTACGATTTGGGTCAaaataaaataggttttgcaatcCGTGTTTCATTATATTGAATAACCTATTATATGGAGTCTACACGGTTCGTCTAGAGAAGAAAATGTATACAACCCTGAACGTCTACAAACATCTACTATACGGATAAAGGATTGAGTATGTCATCCACTGCGGATAGAGAATCTCTTCAGCCACGAGATCTGACCCTTTAATCCCAGAATTATTAttgggttttagtattttttcaaaatatccttGCAATGTACTCTCCTGCTCATCCCACACATTCCATTcgccgtgggtggagggaaactcttTTTATGTTTTGTCTATTAGGGGTAAACTATAATTATGAGAGAATTAATGTTTTTCGGGTTTCTATATATTGTTTCAACTAGGAAAATACTGGAcacaaaaaaatggattttttgaaCCTGTTACATTTTCTACACCTTTTTCTCACAAtgtgatatatatttttttaagagagaaaaaagttaataaaaaaaggataaattacacatcacccttggttttcaaacgcaactcagatcatcccctaatttttgaaaaaaattcaaatcaccccttggtttagaccccaatatgacaaattagtccctactgttagttttatgttgttaagtgatgatgtcaggcagttaaataaatttaaatcttgaaactacccttgaccaatgttgaagatgaaggaaggatagtattgtaaatttaattataatgttttagtacaagggtaaaatagtcctttcacatcaataactaacaacagattAACACTGTTACTGCagaggggatgatttgagttttttcaaaaaaccagggggtgttatgagtttcgtttgaaaaccaggaggTGACATGTACTTTACCCAGAAAAAAATCGTATGTGTGATGGCATAGAAAATGCCTTAGGCTGAGAAACATTTTACTCTTAAAAAAATCATACTAAGGGTAAGCTTGATACCATGGCTAATTCAATGTCGGACATTTCCATGCAATGGTTAGGTTGACTAAAGAAGTCCTTGCGCTTTCAAAAGGATAGATCATGTATAGGAACGTAAtggaatttaccccaaaaagaaaatgaaactaGGGAGAGCGATTTATACTCTAGTGGTGTATAATTGAATCTTGTATGCTACTACCTCATTGATTGCCAAATTTCCCCTGGTTTATTAGCATTTCTTCCTAACAAATACCTCACGTTCCAGATACCCCATTCCCTCAAGAACGGGCTATTTTCATTAGTAAAACATTGTTGCAATAGCAGAAGattctcattcttcttcccaatttCATCTTGTGCATGCTTCCTACTGTATAAGCAATTCTCAATGATACCGCCAATGTTCCTCAATCCTTTGTAGGGGCAAACCTTGGCTGAACCAGAAGAGATATGTACCCTTCACAGTTCTTACAGCTCTTGCCTGCCTTGATGGATTTCCTGGTTATGGCAGGTGGCTGATGATCACGAAACAGATCGAACATGAGCTGTACGAGTCCTGATGGCAGGGAGTGCCAGTGGGTCGCGGTGGCCAGCAAGGAGAGAGAAGTGGTGGCTGGAGAGATTCtgagaagggggaaaaagggGAAGCAATGGTGATGGGGACCAAGGAGGGAGAGAGCGATATCGGTATGGCAGTGGATTGCGGGTGATACAGTACTGATAGTGGCAAGTGGCAACAAAGGGATAAGATGTTTTTCACCCAACAGAACAGTCAATAAGGTGCTAACATAGAAATTCCATTACATCTCGTCAGTGTATACTACATTTTACCATAAAACTATTATAACAGCAAGACCAAAAAGTATCCCTTGACAAATGATTTATAAGTGGCTGAAGTATCCAATTCACTagatggaaaaacaaagaaaattctTGAATTATTTGCATTTCGTATTTCATTGACCCTTGTAATAGTCACCcctttctcataaaaaaaagttaaaagtaTAGCTGTTTTCTCTGGTGAGGAAGATGGAGCTTCGTCCACTATTCTTTTGCTTGCTTGTATTGCCTGCTCTCCCTCCTTCATATAGAATTATAGACAATAGGCAGTAGACAGATGATTAATGCTAATTTTTTGtaacttgatttctttctagAGAACCAGACACCCCCCTCTGGATTGGGCAATCTTTTAGTTGAGGTCCTTCAAGATCTAACAGTAGATCCGGGCTGTGAGATATCTAGAAGTGTCATAAAATATTGTCCCCTGCATCTGTCTGCAACTCGTGTATCACCAGAAAAAAGACATGATCTACCATTGTTCAACTTCAACCCACAATTCCAGGTTGATATGAAATTCATATGTTCAATGCAATGCAGACAGGAATGAATTGAGAAACAAATGAAAGAATTGAGATGGAATGCACTGAACACAGTAATGAATTGAGAAACAAATGAAAGACTTGAGATGGAATGCACTGAACTGAGAGTCTCCCCATAAAATGAAGTATTAAGTATCAACTACTCACAAAAATTGATGCCTCCTCATCCATGGCATGTAGGGGTGCACAAGGGCTGGGACAGGTCAAGCCTCACTACCTCCATTTATTAAACAGGGGCTTGAAATCACTTCTGGGCCAAGGCCTCACACATTATGGACCTAAGATGACAGATGGAAGAACATTCATACACAGCCATCCATATATTCAACCAAATGAGGATAAAGGaaggaggggggaaggggaaggatggaaagtagaagaaaggaaaattataaataaaaaaacaaaatatcatTTTGTCTATGATCTTGCCTATGCACTATCATCCACAGAGGTTTCAACTGCCCAGGTTGCCACCAGATTTTGTATGATTCTCTTCAGAGCAGGTGCACTGGCCACACATTTTTTATCAGCAAAGCACGACCGCCCTTCCTCAGCTGCTTTGCACAACTGGGGGTCCATGGGCACCATCCCAAGGAAGGGTACATCCATCTCCATGCACATCTTTGCCGCACCACCCTTGCTACTGTCAAACACCTCTCCTCTAACCACCAAATCTAGCATTTCTGGTGCCTTCTCTCTCATGTATTGTAATGCCCACTCTGTCACATCTGTCTCCTCCCCAATCTCAGTAACCTTCATAAACCTGAAATCTGTCAATGGCTGTTGCAACCCACTCATGTTCTCAACCACCCCAAGCACGGGTACCCCAACTTTCTTACAAAAGCTCACTTCCTTTCGCACATCAATCAGTGAGACCTCCTGTGGAGTTGTGACAATGATCGCACCATCAATGCCCGTCACCTGAAGAAGTTGGACAATTGAGATATGCTCCTCAGAGATCCCAGGAGGGGCATCCACCACTAGATAGTCAAGTTCCCCCCAGTAGACATCCTTCAAAAATTGCTTAATTAACCCATTCTTGCGGGGCCCCCTTCCATATAACAGCTTCATCTGGGTGGGGGAGCATGAACCCGATTGACATGACCCCAAGGTTGGACTCCAGATAAATAGGAGACCATCCAAGGTTGCTCTGGTGAATGTCCTGCCCTTCTAGACCAAGCATCTTTGGGATGCTAGGACCACAAAGCAATGGTCTTTATCAGGCATCAAATTCTCCGACTTGGAGGTGCCTGCTTTATTGAAATACAAACAACATCATCCCCACGATTTAAACCATAATTAGGAAGCAAATAAAAAGTTCTACAACAGGCACGTGCTGTTGTGCACTAAATGAAACACAATTTATAAGATAAACAGAATAGAAAGACTTTGACTAAAAGAACACTACTCATAAACCTCattagttattatttttttcaattgttTGTGCTTCCATTTCATAAGGGATTGTAATTTTGCACTCAAGCATATCTAAAAATACCTAACTTCAAATGAAAATTATTCCGCTATTTGACTGATCGATTTAAACctattaaaggaaaaaagtccatGAAGATTAAGGATACATTTAAAAGCATGTGTGAACTGGAAGTGGTGCAGGACATTTATTACATACTTTTAACTAAGCTTTATGGGATAGCGGTAGCAGTAATTGATCCCAGTTCGGCAAGGTACAGTTCTCCAATTGACCTTGCCCAAGGGTTGACCCAAAAGACTTCATTGAGGTTTCTTTGGTATTTTCAATTGATTCCTGAACAAAGCTTGATAGTGAAGTgagtcagattttttttttttttaaaaggcaGCATAAAAAAGCCTAAGGCGATGGGATTTTCTTTGGAATACTACAGAAGGGTTAACATTTCAGTTGAACTCTATAAGGATTGATTGCAATATTATAGATAGTAATCAACTTAGTTATATATTCAATTGGCGGAAAAAATTGGGTAGATATGATTTTTCTAGGAGGGTTGCCTACCCCATGGTGGTTTTCTCTCTGTTTAAGGCTTATAGCACACTTTATGAAGAAAATTGCAattggtttagggtttcaagGATTTGTATGTCACCTACATGGAATGGTTGGGAGATTGTAAAATATTGAAATTGGATGTACTGTTTAAAATCTGAGCTGCAAAGATCTGATTTCATTGTAACACTGAGAAAGCACAAGCAGCCCCCTCCCCCTAACCCACTTCATCAACATTCAGTAAATTTAATCTCTCAGTGACTTGGTCCAACTCCAAGCCCTAACAAGACGAAACAAAAAACCTACGATGCTGGTCATTCAGCTTACATTAAGTACATAAAGGAACAGGGCAACCACCACCTTGAAATTAAGATCCACCAACCatccatacaacaacaactcagccttgaAATTGATGTTGTACTAGAATATGTTATCAAGGCTAGAGATGGTTTCACATTGCCCAATTGGTAAATTTATTTTGACTGCAAATATCAGTATGAACATCtaagaaaaaccattttttgGTAGTGTGATGCATGCCTGCACAAACAATTATCGATAATAACATGGACAAAGGATGTAGGTCCAGCAGAGTAGATGAGAAGTGCAGTTCCTGCACCCAGAATGCAGCTATATAGCATGCAACTGGATATATCTGAACCATTGAATGGATAGAGGACACTATGTATTAGTCAGTTGCTCAAGTTGGGGCCCTTATTCAGTCGTACAGCCAGCCCACCTTGTATTGCCCATTTTCCCTTCTATTTTCGACTGTCTTGAATTGTTCAAGATGTGTTTTTCACCATTTTCTCTTAGCTTTGTTTTTACATTTGGGGGAAAAAATGGACAGGCTCAAACAGTCAAACTTGACACACAAGTAGGCAGGGCAAGCCCCCCTGCAACTAAAATTTTAGCCCTATCTGACCAGCCAAGTGGCATATATGACAGGCAGAGCTGCACCAAAGGGGCAAGTCCATCCTGATATTATTCTCACATACAGTAGGTGTCCATGTTAATGGATGCCTGATGTCTTATACCCCCTTATATTGTAGGTCCTGTCCTCAAGGCCTACAATCCGTGGGCTCCAAAACACTCCCAAAGATTGGCTGGCCAGATAACCCTATTCAATTGGTAGCAAATAAAATGGAACGCACAATCGCTTTCGCGAGTCGTGCTCAAGTGCTTGTTTGATGCTCCTCAATGGAAATCCCCATAATAATAAAGCTtgtttggtctctctctctctaaaaaaaaaaaaactaaaaactaaaaactaaaaaaaatgttCGAGGTTTCTTAATCCTAACTCGTGTCAAAGTCACTTTCACTTCAGGTTAATCAAAAAATGCTTTAGACCTTCCTTACTTTTCTTCCTTTCGGTTCATCTCTTATCAGTATGCGTTCTTGATACTCTCTAAGAAGATAAGCATGACCAGTGAGTTAAATAGTTATGGGAGAGTTTCCCAAATTGCTTCACGAATCCGTATAGTACCGACAATTATACTTCTTGAATTTAAAATTATTAGAAAGAGAAACAATTCCACAAAAGAGAATCCTACTTTTACACAAAGACATCCATTCAGCAAATTTCGCAGATTTCATGTTTAATGTTCTGATTGCTGTCACTAAaacaacccccaaaaaaagaatttgTGGGAATATGGCACCCACAAAAGAAAGCTCTCTCATAATCATAAGAGCAATAACAGAAAAGGGGGGGAAATTTTTTAACAGCCTCAAACATTATGACCAAATAAAATTCGAatgacagaagaagaaaaagaaaggaaacctGGGTCGGGCCCTTTTGGAGCAGTTGCACAAGCTTCTTGATTGGGGCATCCTTGGCATGCATCTGATTTTCCTGCGGATTCTGATTGAGTACCTGGGCAATCTGCAAATGAATAAACAACAAAAACAGAAGTGTGAGCAGAAAATGAAAGCAAACCCAcgaaacaaaaaggaaatacaGGAGGAAAACAAGACATACGCTCAGGGGCATTTTCAGGGATTTCATGGTAACCGTTCTCCATGACTTCACTTTCGTCTCCCACAAAGCTTACCACAAACTTCAATATATAACAAGACGACTGGGAGAGCAAGCAAAGTTCATCTCCTCCTTTTACGTTCAACCGACTGCGCGGAGGTTCCCTACTTCCCTGCCTCAGAAACGGTGTTACTTATTAGACAACATCAAATAGAACTCTAGATTCCAGAAGGGTCACGTGTTCCAacaatttttttcccaaaaagggTCCCTTTCACCTCCTCAATCCTCATCTTTAGAGAGAAAAATAACATTATTTTAGAAAGCCCGAACTGGGAAATCCTCCCGAACCACCGACCATTATTGTAAATCTTCCTCTTGTGTCTGCCAGGCGGTTCTCTTCGACCACTTTTGTCTCTTGTTTGTCTTGTAGAAGCAGAACATTAACAACTacgtctctccctctctctcgctAGGCCTTGGTAGGGGTT
The nucleotide sequence above comes from Telopea speciosissima isolate NSW1024214 ecotype Mountain lineage chromosome 3, Tspe_v1, whole genome shotgun sequence. Encoded proteins:
- the LOC122653855 gene encoding trihelix transcription factor GT-1-like isoform X3, with protein sequence MYLPENPRPIDFYKEEGREMMIEVVGNGGLQPQQQQQQQQQQMILAESSGEDHEVKAPKKRAETWVQEETRSLISFRREMDSLFNTSKSNKHLWEQISSKMREKGFDRSPTMCTDKWRNLLKEFKKAKHQDRGSGSAKMSYYKELEELLRERSKNASYKSPTPSKVDSYIQFPDKGLEDANIPFVSVEASGRSTLNLERRLDHDGHPLAITPADAVAANGVPPWNWRETPGNGLMIKVCLYDESDRIPVRTEDKTLYTEDDLRDFLSRRGWIGLREFNCFRSIDTLDDLRPGAVYQGVVRLLGD
- the LOC122653857 gene encoding cytosolic Fe-S cluster assembly factor NBP35-like is translated as MKLLYGRGPRKNGLIKQFLKDVYWGELDYLVVDAPPGISEEHISIVQLLQVTGIDGAIIVTTPQEVSLIDVRKEVSFCKKVGVPVLGVVENMSGLQQPLTDFRFMKVTEIGEETDVTEWALQYMREKAPEMLDLVVRGEVFDSSKGGAAKMCMEMDVPFLGMVPMDPQLCKAAEEGRSCFADKKCVASAPALKRIIQNLVATWAVETSVDDSA